The proteins below come from a single Thermotoga sp. KOL6 genomic window:
- a CDS encoding YggT family protein: MFVIANFLRALAVTLRVFIYVEIVSILISVIFSWVMPYYYHPARRFFEVLSSLILNPIRRFLPPIGPVDISPMIAIFILLFLDGFLVETLFDLAVRLS; encoded by the coding sequence ATGTTCGTGATAGCGAATTTTCTCAGAGCTCTGGCAGTAACCCTCAGAGTATTCATATACGTAGAGATCGTTTCTATATTGATTTCTGTGATTTTCAGTTGGGTTATGCCGTACTATTACCATCCCGCAAGGAGATTCTTTGAGGTTCTTTCTTCCCTGATTTTGAATCCTATAAGACGTTTTCTACCACCTATAGGACCCGTGGACATCTCACCGATGATAGCCATTTTTATTCTTCTTTTTTTAGACGGATTTCTTGTTGAAACTCTCTTCGATCTGGCGGTGAGGTTATCGTGA